ttcagaatAAAAGATTTCTGTCAAGTGTCAATCACTCGCAATATGAGGCGACGTGCTTATGATGTCGGTCGTTAACGAAacaatacataattatatttacaagcaacgttaatttaatttaatcccaaatatatattattatatcataaaAATGCTAACGGCTGAGTcaaacttttatatttaatttttctttataagttatatatcattatttttaattccaTTCAAACTCTTCGATTCTAAAACAATGTTTATTTCTGCGTACAATGATCAATATGAACTCTTAAAACAAGCGCACATTTACGCGGGACAGTGCTTTTATAACCTATTTTTCTTAGctgacttaaaaggtaaacaaatcgcagaaaatTTTACGAAGAACCCCGTTAGCGTACGTGTGACTTGAAGCTAAAGTGTGCTTCACCTTGCGCTGAGACGTTCTAAAGTTTGGTTTATCACTTGTGTCAGGGtcaaacatattatataaaactccagataggcaaagctcatacactcataattattaaaaaagtgaaagacaaattcgtacgctTGTGTGTGTGACACGTTACACATATGAGTGTAGCGTATCTTATCGTAGGTATATGAAGCATTTGACAGTGCTCTAGGTTCTACGGCTACAGATACTGGCGCGGTGTTTACGCACTTTTGGGTAAAACACCTATGAGCATACTTCAAAACATGGCGGCACGTTAACAGTCTACAGTATAACTAACTAATCTGTTCAGGTGGGCAAAATTGGAACTAGAGCCGTATCAGCCGCTATTTCAaaatccaagcggatgaagtcacaggcACTAGCTAGTATTGCAATAAATTTAGTTATATGAAACCTTCGCGAtgttgaaagaattttaattccATTTTTTCTTGGTGAATTCCTTAATATGCAATACCAAATTCTCCACTAGCGACGCTGTCACCTGAACAGATAAGTTGGTGGCATTGATTAGTCGTTACGTTCGCGGTAAGATCTCATATGCACAGAGCACAGGGCGTCGCTTACTTGCGAGTTTCTTGTGACTTGGCAACCTTGTAAGTCAGTGAAGAAAATATGTCTTGAATTACACAATTGAAAGCAATGGTCAAACGATGTTGCTATCTTGCTCTACCCCATCCAGAATGTATGAAACATTATGAGACAGTATTTTACGCTGATTGGCCCCGCCTAAACGCGCGCACCATTACAATAACAGTCGAATAACGTATTATTTTGCAATATCTCGATTCGAAGACAATAATGTCGTGTAATCACTAACTAGTGGATTCAAATTGTACAAAAACTAAATTTCTCCAATTTTCGTAAGCTAAATTCACTAGAGTCTATAAAACTTACATATATTTATACAATTCGTCCGAACCGTACGAAAGTTCGGAGCACGCGGGTCGCTCGTGCAAAGTATGCTTATATCTTCGATCAGTAATGTACTAGATAAGCTGTCAGTTGTCTAAAACTATGTGAAAAATTAGTCAGCCACGATTGAACACCTATTTTCGTGAGGTTGCTATAGATGTTGACTGAGACGGCTCGTGGGATGGGGGTGCGAGGGTTTGAATTCCTCGATTTTTACGTCAACTGTGACTCTCCTGCAACCCGCGCCCTACTTACACGAGCCACAGTGAAATGGTATACCTATAGTGAGAAAACCAATATAAAGTTTTAAACGCGTCTCACGATGCCGCAGTGTGCTTTTAAAACTTGTGAAAATTGACTCCAGTGCATAAGGTTTacagtattttaaaataatgtatttttggTCATTTACAATAGTTCCGctgtaaaaaaaactaagtacaaTCTCGAAGTGGCCACTTTCTATTTTTTGTATTGTATTAAAATCTAGTACATTATTGATCGAAGACTATTAATGAAACTACAGTGAGATCGAAGCGAATGGATTGTGCTGAAACAACCTCTATGTCCATAGACAACTCAGCTCTACTTTTTAATCAAAAAGTATCAGTTGAAAAAAGTACACAGTGGTGTTAATTCGgttgtacaaaatctctaaactaaattgacaaatCTGAAATTAGTGTCAGCCTCTTAATAAGATGGCATGACTACTTTTATGCCTGTCAAATCAGAGATTTTGTGCAAGCGATCTAGCACCATTacatttatgttttattatttttgatggCTGAAGAATATCTTAAGACTAAACCTAGTCTGACATGATCTCGGAGCATCGCTTTGATGtaacttttcaaattaaaaacctCTGAGTTACGTGACTCGCGAAAATCTGAGTTGTGACATATAACGACGTTTGCCCGTCCATAACAATGACATGTCACGTTAGTTTATTTGAAGAGTTACACTAAGGCCTGCATatgctttagtttttttttttcaatttagctAAATGAATAGTTTTGTTGAAAAGTTACACTTCGGTTTCTGAGGACTTAGGTTGGGATTTATAGAGCGAACTTagacttagctcagacttaagacactgttaaaacgagagagCATTATATCGCCGACATagtaatcttaagtctgagcaaagtcaagtaCGCTTTCCTTAgtgaaaattttcaaattaGGCAAGAAGAACTAACTCCGTGAGTTTCGTCTTTAACTTGCCCAGGAGTTACAGATTTGCAAGCATGTCGAGTGCGCGGATGGTACGCTAGGACGACAAAATGTAAGGCGATCTATGAAACGAAAGGAGCGCGCGGCGGGCGCTTGTTGTATTTCAGTTCATAGATCGCCATATATTTGCCCCGTTCACCTGCTCGGATGCTTGCTTCAAGTCCCTAAGGCCTCTAGTATCTTAAGATAAGTTTCGATTTCATTTGTTATTCCGTATATCGATATTTCAATGTCGCAATTCCGAGTTCCATATATCACACTACTTCAACGCGTGAAAAATAATGTGTTAGACCGATTTATCACAATCAAGTCAAAACATATCAGTGCAAGGGAGGCTGGGTATATTATACAAAGCCAACAATTTGGATCGTTACATCCATGACTGTAAACCGGCGCTGACTTAAGGCGTAACAGCAATGTTGTGGTTGCTATAGCGCAGCGCACACCGGCAGAGCCGAGGCGCGGCGTCTTCTCAATAACAAGTCAAACTAAACTTTATTTACTTGGTCATAAAAGCGACAGCAAGCTCAGGTGCTCCCAAGCGCAGCGAATGTCCGCTATGTTTTGCTTTCAGTATACTAATTTCAATGTGAAAGTACATAAAGATTATCTAAAAGACTCCGCTCTACTCCACTCGATGGAAATGTTTTACTGCTCTCACCTACACAACCCGCGAAAAGAAATGTTGGCTGGCGAGCCAATGCGCGACAGAATAGATATCCCGCTATAGCCACGTTGTCTGTTAAGCCGTAAGTCAGTGTCGATCTTTACTCGTTTTACATTCTTACTCAATATTTACTTCATGACGACCTTTCACCTTATTCACTACAGGCTTAATAAGTGTCCATACACTATCAGATCTAACATCGGGCGTAGTCTAACGCCGACATTAGATCAGATAGTGTGAAACCGCTCTAACAGACTCACTAACAACTAAAGTCTGTTTCCAATAGAAGCTGTACCAAAGGTAAAGAAACGTTAcaatatttcaaaaattaattttattcgcGCGGTAGATAAAAGTTGCcaagaaaaaaattgcttgtGCGCTCGCGCCTTAAATGATTGTTTATTTATCTACCTTTTGTGCAGCACGTATGAAAACTTAACATAAAGCAAGTCACACGCTACGAAAAACCCAACATAAATTAATcaacaaatatttacatttcatGTACTCTTACAATAATTCTATTcatctattttttattataatttcattCGATCAATCAAGAATCAGGCGAGTTGAAAATTGCTGCTATTCGGAAACCGAAAGACAACAATAACAACcgaaaattatattaagtatcgATTTTCTAATCGCCGAATAATCTTTCAAAACATCTTTAATCCTCGTTAAAGAGTACTcagcgatttaaaaaaatcagtcatttccatttgttttttgtataaaaatcatAGTATATGCCATATTTTTGCCTTTATAAATGAGTGCATCAATTTACGAAGCTTTTAATGGTTAATATTTACTACTGGATACTGGTACCTCATTTCATAAATTTATTAGTTCATATTTTAGGGATCAAACATTTTCCTTCTTAAATGAAGTCCTTTCAAAGGTGCTAATTTGATTGTATACGATTCTCCAAATTGACGATTGTTAAAATAGTGCTATCCTGTCTACAATATTATCAGTGCAAGACTTTGCTCAAAGtcacttaaaaatttaaaacaagatagatttatttcagatttttactaCATTGTTGAAGTAACTTTAGGCGCATTGGgtgattttgggatgggtaaaaatattgatgttggaaggccaTCCCCTGGTGGGTAAAATCTTCAGGGTACTCATAACCGAATGTTAATTGTGTTTAGAGTGCCGATATATGTAAAAACTAATGTTGATTTGAATTtgcaaattatgaaattttaattttcaataacaagtacataattttgaaaatccaaaaaaaaaaacgctgttatttcatatttttaagtttttacttcTGTTAGCAGTATCCACTGACTGCAAATGTTTTTAATCTTGTTTCGTGgtataacgacatattttaatgtagatgaCGTACCATACCACGATTAATGTTcttatttatcgatatttcgacccaattgcaaatcaaattaatcgtggtatgtacccgttatctacattaaagtatgcaaatgttttgttttgaaGTTAAATATACCCTCTATAGACTTCAACCTtagaccagccatacacggacagcttgaagcagtcaggatggactgcttcaagctgcgactgcgtgtctacagacttctacgtacgtacatacacgaaccgctcaagcagttgcaactgcttcgggcggttgggcggtcaagcagtcgccaggcatacactgactgctcgagctgtcgaccgctctcgcgcagttacctccgcccgCCCTGCTCattccacgtcgcgcacgcttcttgcccgcattgaaattgcctggcagcttcaagctgttgactctgactgctcgagcggtccgtgtatgttgatcactggctaaccgctcgagcagtccgtgtatggcgGGCCTTAGCCGGGATTTGTGTACAACCGAATTAGGACCTCCCGCTCTAAATTTAGGAATATTTATAATTTGATGCAGTTTTTCTTCTCATTCATTTTTTTCACTTACAACCCTATATCGGTGACCATTTACTGACACACATTTCAGCTTTATCGACTTAGCTTAGGTTTCTAGACCTTTCAACGCAGTGGCGAGCGCTTCATATAGGCAAAAGGCACTGTCtaacctataaataaataaaattgaattcatAGCTGTTGTATTTTTACCTACCGAATCTGTTTTACACCTGAACAACAACAATGCAACAATAcctatgattccgaaccacgctgcacgcagcagcgctgccgcaacagtgctgtcaccagctgtcacagtcctgtcgctgcactactggtccccatacaatctctataagcttatatgacactagcttatgctcgcgacctcgtccacgtggacaaaatttcgaacccctatttcaccccctcaagagttgaattttcaaaaatcctttcttagcggatgcctacgtcataatagctatctgcatgccaaatttcagcacgatccgcccagtagtttaagctgtgcattgatagatcagtcgatcagtcagtcagtcaccttttccttttatatatttagattacattccgagctaggcagcaatgtcgcggcagcaatgtagcggcaCATGCTACAATGGCAACAAAGTTTGCGGCTGCAGCTGCAGTCTGttttatgaaatagaaatagatataATAGAAaggtttttattgaaataaacttttacaagtgcttttaaatcgtcGAAAGATTCTACCACGGGTTTGGTTATTATTTGTATGCACTTAATATCTTAAACTTATCAGTGCTCGGAGGCTCCTCTGCCGGAACACGCTGAACTTGCTtaggttgaaatctatagagcgcactttgactttgcttagccttaactttcagttaaaacgagacagatttatgccagtgGTATAGCgcggtctcgttttaacagtgccttaagactgagcaaagtcaaagtgcgctctatagatctcagccgtaGTTTCTGAGCGCAAAGCACGCAAGCGGTCGGTGCCCACAATGTCagtttaataatacttaaattgtattatttatccCCTCACTTTTGGGTGAAGACATTTATTTCCCTTTTCGAAAAACCTTCGGTCGATATTATAGGTACTCTATCTGCGGAATGAAGTTggtatagcactctctctgttacgtaatcccattcAAACGATAGAGCCAACAAAAAaacttcgaatgttttttgaaaacattttcgaattgaatttcgaatgttttttgtaaacatgtttgtgattggtagGTGCCTCAAattggttaacgcccactgagatttttggctctatcatttgtatgggattgcgtaacagagagagagagagagcgctatactagcTTCATTCCCCAGATAGGGTATAATAATCAATGTCTGTAAGCTgccgataagttacttagcaacgttgttatttgtcaaaaagtCATAAAATTTTTGACAAGTATCAATGTTGCTATGTAACATATCGTTAGAtaacagatagattgattaattaTCAATTTCAGCCATAAAAAAACTATCTACACTTATTACTGTTAATGAATGTGATCCCATAAAGCTTTTACATTGGAATTTTGTATTTAACGATGTAGATTCGATTTGTTAATATATACTTAGAAGGGAGTTCAGGGAGGGAGGGAGTCCTAGTTCACAATTATTTGTTTGAACCGTGTCATATAAAGCGTATTAACACAAAGTCTTTAAGCCTACATGTCGACGTCTATGTATATCTTATATCACTTGTTGTTGTCTCTTTCACACCTAACGCACGCGTTGGCTAGTTTACCTGGGAAAGAAATTTTGAATAAGTAGAGTAAAATCAACTACATGTTGTTAAATTTCGAGATTGAAAATTTGAAATCTCCTGTCTCTTTCACTCATTAGAATTAACTAGCGCGTGCGAGCGAGAGCGTTAGATTCAGACGAGGATCTTGTCTTCAAAGACATGATCACAAGTATCAATTCAGCGGCACAAAAGCAGTCTGGTCCAACAGCTATGTTCTGTCTTTTTCACTCATTAGGGTGTGCATAAGCGAGAGCGCAAGATTCAGTATTCTACTGATCTTTCGCTTGCACTGTCACATTCTGCAGCTAAGTATCAAATTATTCAGTAGATACAAAACAGTCTAGTCCAACTAGGAATCTCCTATCTCCCTCACTCGTTGGGACGTACCTGTTCGTGCGAGCGAGAGCGCGAGATTCAGTCGAGGTTGTCCTGGAAGATGAGGCGCACGTAGCCTGGCGTGCCCTGCAGCGGGGATGCGCAGAATGGACAGATCGCGTGGAAACCATTTGTGCCGTGCGGTATGTCCACAGTCGCCcaatatctgaaaagaaaaaaTCATATTAGATCGGCATTTCAATCGGCAAAGTAAACAAGAGTTTAGTAGTTACCGCCATTCAGGAAAATTGGCTCACTCCAATGCAgcttacatatacctacaaCTTCTGAGTTTCTCAGAGGGATTTTACCACGACAAAGGATAAATAATACGAAAATTTTCAATGTCTGAGTTGTTCAATGTTCAATGAGCTGAGTGCAGGACGTAAGAAGCTATATCTCCATCATTCTTCAGCATAGTTGCTGATCACACTATCATAAAACAGTATAGTAAAACactgtcataaaaattataaaataatagttacTGATATTTTCTGATCAGGTTCCGGGATGAAGTGAAGACATTGTATAAAGATTAATGAAGAAACGAATCGAAATAAAACGGCGCTAATCATTCCGCCTCATTGTACGCTATACAGGTATAGCGTGCAAGTGAGATAGAATGATGAACGACACGATTCGTTTCTTTATTGGTACAAGTTGTGCATGTGAAAGGGGAAATGGAAAGAacttagtatagcgctctttctgttacataatcccatacaaatgatagagacaaaaatctcggTGGGCATTAATcatttgagtcaccaaccattcacaaacgaaactatgttttcgaaatgaatttcgaatgttttttgaaaacatgtttgatgattggttggtgcctcaaaatggttagtgcCCAGCGAGAtatttgtctctgtcatttgtatggaattacgtaacagagagagcgctatactaacttctttccgtggatagagtatagtagtAGCACTCACTTGACAGTCCGCTCTGAGGCCATGTGCCCGCACGGGTTGAAGGCGTAGGTGGGCGGGCCCGAGTCCACGTAGAAGGCGGGCTCGATGCCCATACACACGCGCACCACCGACCCCGCTGTCAGGCACATGGGACACCGACGCACGCCTGTTTCACTGCCCTCTGCTGCTCCCCATGAGTGTTCCCCTAAAAATACCATTTAGCATGTGAAAAGCTGTgaatggcctagtggttaggacgtccgcctcctaatcggaggtcgggggcatgcacctctaacttttcggtattatgtgcgttttaagtgattaaatatcacttaatttaacggtgaaggaaaacatcgtgaggaaaccttcatgttctcaaaggtgtgtgaagtctgccaatccgcacttggccaggcgtgttggactatggccaaaactcttttCACTTACTTTTTAAGGATGTTCTGGCCGTTCAAAATGGACAGACCAGAAAGTAAAAAAGCAAGTCAGACAGATTACTAGGCTTATACTcgaactagcgtatgctcgcgacttcgtccgcgtggactacacaaatttcaaacccccatttcacccccttaggggttgaattttcaaaaatcttttcttagcggacgcctacgtcataatagctatctgcatgccaaatttcagtccgatccatccagaagtttgagctgtgcgttaatagatcagtcagtcagtcagtcaccttttctttttatatatttagatttgcttTAGTTAGTAAGGAGAGGTAAACAACTAACTAGTCAATTCTTATTGAATGCAACAATATCTTTAAACAAAAATTCAATCATCAACTAACCTTGTACATGTCCACAGTTGAGGTACACATAAGGCTGGTTCAAGTCCTGATGTGCCGAGGACAGCTTGCGAGGAATCACCAATGTGTTGAGTCCAACGGGGCATTGCGGCCGCCCCGCGTTTAGTTCATCTACCAGAGCCTCTAGGTCACGCTTCGTCTACAAAgtaatcatttaattttatccTAATCTATTGCCCAATAAATTAAACTAGATTCAGGAAATTTCTGGAAGCCTACCGGTGAATTTTTAAGTCCTTCAGCGCTTCTCCATAGAAGTGTGGCTCCACATAAGTCTATCATTGTTCCGTCTCTAAGAACATTGGTCTCTGCTTGACATGGTAGACCCTGAAAACGTGTTATAAACCTTTTATAACGAAACcttttaaattactttaaaatattcTGCAACTAATTCTTTATTATACAAATTCTACTTAGGACTCAGTGAATTATTTAGTAAAGAATTGAGAAATGAGAACCAATCGTCCGCATTGTGGCAAGAATCCTGCTGAGAAAACTTCAGACTACAGAAGGTAGGGGGTCTTCTTTTTTATACCTTTTTTATTACCTTTATTTTAAGTTTCAGGTCAATAAATCAACACGTAATTTGTGGGACTGTGGGCATATTTAGCGGAAATTGTCTACCTTCTGTTGTGCCGACCGGCTCTCCCGTAAAGAGAACACTGCTCCGCCAACCGAAGTCTCACGCCACGGCCCACAGGTGGCGCTTCCGCCGCAGAAGTCACCGCGTGGGTGCATGATCAGTACACCGTTTGTCGTTAACCCGTCTATTTCGTGGTTCTCTGTCCATTTTGTCGCTTTCTCCTAAAATAAAGAGAACAAAACCAATTAGTTAATGCCCCTATCTGATAATTTGGCCATAGAAGATGAGG
This genomic stretch from Maniola hyperantus chromosome 18, iAphHyp1.2, whole genome shotgun sequence harbors:
- the Pli gene encoding protein pellino, coding for MVVKRAADSADSPILEEAGESGSELKPKPLVKYGELVILGYNGFLPAGERGRRRSKFVLYRRPAANGVRRSKHYVVKTPHSSKAILDASQHSISYTLSRSQAVIVEYTEDPDTDMFQIGRSSESPIDFVVMDTVAGDKSGDTKVLQSTISRFACRILADRTDVNNCRIYAAGFDSSRNIFLGEKATKWTENHEIDGLTTNGVLIMHPRGDFCGGSATCGPWRETSVGGAVFSLRESRSAQQKGLPCQAETNVLRDGTMIDLCGATLLWRSAEGLKNSPTKRDLEALVDELNAGRPQCPVGLNTLVIPRKLSSAHQDLNQPYVYLNCGHVQGEHSWGAAEGSETGVRRCPMCLTAGSVVRVCMGIEPAFYVDSGPPTYAFNPCGHMASERTVKYWATVDIPHGTNGFHAICPFCASPLQGTPGYVRLIFQDNLD